One Burkholderiaceae bacterium DAT-1 DNA segment encodes these proteins:
- a CDS encoding DUF2075 domain-containing protein, with translation MPMTTSSALLCQSFREFVDSTRPDRIEATVRLLADRQKDMDLEAGLGQEGAWRHSLPALANFLQQAELDDEVVVLLEYLLPITRERVDCLILGHDGNRDVAIVVELKQWSAAGITRKKLSNLYEIHPAYKDDDKVERQEKYRSQHPSVQAAAYKTAIEACLDLGQDQPTLVRAFAFLHNFHAIEHSVLSDDPSAAEAMFIAPLVGASGESYRTAMQEIRELQLQSPAHPQRFLQPEVRFSHKLFFELQDLLDNRFSFPLAESQSIIMEMILGALEHARHPGRSANGKVSKYHIVVDGGVGTGKSVLALTLLRHLIRQSVTALYAVGSKSLIQNAHAQGGSLKNVINYFFPEYYKDDQLKAITLIFDEAHRTKKPGNFKTAMKSAKACVFFIDDRQIIHPTESCSGQQLENFAKELSNNTVTHRLIKVSLTEQFRCCSGNRYINWLEKVFYPDESPGYRDPEQGYEVRIVDTPEALEELVLSRRQCGHDARMLAGFCWPWSDPGRNKSNPGHHTLTHDVAIGTWSAPWNEKPPEQWEDNPQDKPAADQHPFYLWATDPQTRQVGCIYSSQGLEFDYVGVIIGPDLIWDRQQQAWRGQLQHSHDTKLKKGFKSANNPDPTEILKNIYWVLATRGVKGVFFYSTDADTRDYLKECLRLAHPVNRTSETPLVC, from the coding sequence ATGCCCATGACCACCTCATCCGCCTTGTTATGCCAGTCCTTCCGTGAATTTGTGGACTCCACACGACCGGACCGGATCGAAGCCACCGTACGTTTACTAGCCGACAGACAGAAGGACATGGACCTCGAAGCAGGGCTTGGCCAAGAGGGTGCCTGGCGCCATTCGTTGCCGGCACTGGCTAATTTTCTGCAGCAGGCCGAATTGGACGACGAGGTAGTGGTGCTATTGGAGTACCTGCTGCCCATTACCCGGGAGCGCGTGGACTGCCTGATCCTTGGTCATGATGGCAATCGTGATGTGGCTATTGTTGTCGAACTGAAGCAGTGGAGTGCTGCCGGTATCACCAGGAAGAAACTCAGCAATCTTTATGAGATCCATCCTGCTTATAAAGACGACGATAAGGTGGAGCGGCAGGAAAAATACCGGTCCCAACATCCATCCGTACAAGCCGCTGCATACAAGACTGCTATTGAAGCCTGTCTGGACCTTGGCCAGGATCAGCCAACGTTGGTTCGTGCATTTGCCTTTTTGCACAATTTTCACGCCATCGAGCATTCTGTGCTATCCGATGATCCCAGTGCCGCAGAGGCGATGTTCATCGCGCCACTTGTGGGAGCAAGCGGAGAAAGCTACCGCACGGCGATGCAAGAGATCCGTGAACTACAGTTGCAATCACCTGCTCACCCACAACGCTTTCTCCAGCCTGAAGTCAGGTTCAGTCATAAACTTTTTTTTGAATTGCAGGATCTGCTGGATAACCGCTTCAGCTTCCCCCTCGCTGAAAGCCAGAGCATCATCATGGAAATGATTCTTGGCGCCCTTGAGCACGCCAGGCATCCAGGCCGATCGGCAAATGGCAAGGTTAGCAAATATCACATTGTGGTTGATGGTGGTGTAGGTACGGGCAAAAGCGTTCTGGCACTCACGTTGCTCCGTCATTTGATCAGGCAGTCGGTCACCGCATTGTATGCCGTCGGTTCAAAATCACTGATCCAGAATGCGCATGCTCAAGGTGGATCTTTGAAAAATGTCATCAATTATTTTTTCCCAGAGTACTACAAAGATGACCAGCTCAAGGCCATCACGCTGATCTTTGACGAAGCCCATCGGACCAAAAAACCGGGTAACTTCAAAACAGCCATGAAGAGCGCAAAAGCCTGCGTCTTCTTTATTGATGACCGCCAGATCATCCATCCGACAGAATCTTGTAGCGGTCAGCAACTGGAAAACTTTGCCAAAGAGTTGAGTAACAATACGGTCACTCACAGATTGATCAAAGTGTCGCTGACCGAACAGTTCAGATGCTGCAGTGGCAATCGCTATATCAACTGGCTGGAGAAGGTTTTCTATCCGGATGAAAGCCCGGGATACCGGGATCCGGAGCAAGGATATGAAGTTAGGATTGTTGATACCCCCGAAGCGCTGGAAGAGCTCGTACTAAGCCGGCGGCAATGCGGGCATGACGCTAGGATGCTAGCCGGTTTCTGCTGGCCTTGGTCTGACCCGGGGAGAAACAAGAGCAATCCGGGTCATCACACGCTGACACACGATGTGGCAATCGGTACTTGGTCAGCACCCTGGAATGAAAAGCCACCAGAACAATGGGAAGATAATCCACAGGACAAGCCGGCGGCCGATCAGCATCCCTTTTATCTTTGGGCTACTGACCCGCAGACAAGGCAGGTCGGCTGCATCTACTCATCTCAGGGACTTGAGTTTGATTATGTTGGTGTGATTATCGGGCCGGATCTGATATGGGATCGCCAGCAACAGGCTTGGCGTGGACAGCTACAACACTCGCATGATACCAAGCTAAAAAAAGGCTTCAAGAGCGCGAATAATCCCGATCCGACCGAAATTCTAAAAAATATCTACTGGGTTCTTGCTACCCGTGGCGTCAAAGGGGTCTTCTTCTACTCAACGGACGCGGATACCCGGGACTATCTGAAGGAATGCCTGCGGCTTGCACATCCCGTAAACCGGACAAGCGAAACCCCTCTAGTTTGTTAG
- a CDS encoding DUF2075 domain-containing protein, with protein MQTSNPTHTLIYQADKRQFLKDSDRYIEDLIETQYLAITGKRVSSQEKLSWKNSLQEMAKVLRDDRLPSNAGVGIELFAPQSMSRIDFTLTGFDSNGQRTAIIIELKQWGAIELTAKDAIIRTQLGGGLNEALHPSYQAWSYATLFEGFNESVASGDIRIWPCAYLHNYPEADTAILDDRFKEYIELAPVFRRGINELEKLQLFLSKHIQKGDDKAVLQQLISSKIGASKALADALAKLMKGNSEFALINDQKLVFESIKEIAQAAAPGKHKVIIVEGGPGTGKTLIAINLLVKLLQAGMALKYVSKNAAPRHVYKAKLTGTVKQTRFNSLFAGSDGFHEMEQNTFDLLLVDESHRLTEKSGMFNNKGENQMKELINAAKCTVFFIDEDQRVTFRDIGSKEQIRHWAAAKGATVHEFELTSQFRCSGSDGYMAWLDNILDIRETANTHLDTKGYQFKVFDTPEAMHAAIVKKNSKNRARVVAGYCWPWNSKTDTSQLDIVIGENYRRQWNLASNSMVWIIAPDSIDQVGCIHTSQGLEVDYIGVIIGPDLIVRDGKVITDATQRSSMDQTIRGYKTQVKKDPTGTTAKADSIIKNTYRTLMTRGLKGCYLYCTDQETADYFRSKLQ; from the coding sequence ATGCAGACTTCAAACCCGACGCACACCCTGATCTATCAGGCTGACAAGCGGCAATTCCTGAAAGATTCGGACAGGTACATCGAAGACCTGATTGAGACCCAATACCTAGCCATTACCGGTAAAAGAGTCAGCAGTCAGGAAAAGCTCTCATGGAAGAACTCCCTGCAAGAGATGGCCAAGGTGCTTAGGGACGATCGTCTTCCATCAAATGCTGGCGTCGGTATCGAATTGTTCGCCCCCCAATCGATGAGCCGTATCGACTTTACTCTCACGGGATTCGATTCCAATGGCCAGAGGACAGCCATTATTATCGAGCTCAAGCAGTGGGGGGCGATCGAACTGACTGCCAAGGATGCCATCATTCGAACCCAGCTGGGTGGCGGACTCAATGAGGCCCTTCATCCTTCTTACCAAGCTTGGTCCTACGCCACGTTGTTTGAAGGATTCAATGAGTCGGTGGCCTCCGGGGATATACGGATATGGCCTTGCGCCTATCTGCACAACTATCCCGAGGCTGACACAGCCATTCTCGACGATCGCTTCAAGGAATACATCGAGCTGGCGCCGGTTTTCCGCCGCGGAATCAATGAGCTGGAAAAGCTGCAACTCTTCCTGAGCAAGCATATCCAAAAGGGTGACGACAAAGCGGTGCTGCAACAGCTGATCTCCAGCAAAATCGGTGCATCCAAGGCCCTGGCTGATGCTCTGGCTAAGCTGATGAAGGGCAACAGCGAATTTGCCCTAATCAACGATCAGAAACTGGTCTTTGAAAGCATCAAGGAAATTGCCCAAGCAGCGGCGCCAGGCAAGCACAAGGTCATCATCGTTGAAGGTGGGCCTGGCACAGGCAAAACGCTCATTGCTATCAACCTACTGGTCAAACTGCTGCAGGCAGGCATGGCGCTCAAGTATGTTTCCAAAAATGCCGCACCCCGCCATGTCTACAAGGCAAAGCTGACCGGCACAGTGAAACAGACCCGTTTCAACAGCCTGTTCGCCGGTTCCGATGGGTTCCATGAAATGGAACAGAATACATTCGACCTGCTGCTGGTTGATGAGTCTCACCGCCTCACCGAAAAGAGTGGCATGTTCAACAACAAGGGTGAGAACCAGATGAAGGAGTTGATCAATGCCGCCAAGTGCACGGTTTTCTTCATCGACGAGGATCAGCGGGTTACCTTCCGCGATATCGGTTCCAAAGAACAGATTCGGCATTGGGCCGCTGCCAAGGGCGCAACAGTCCATGAATTCGAACTGACATCGCAATTTCGTTGCAGCGGATCAGACGGCTACATGGCATGGCTGGACAATATCCTCGACATCCGCGAAACCGCTAACACCCATCTGGATACCAAAGGCTACCAATTCAAGGTTTTTGACACACCGGAAGCCATGCATGCTGCCATTGTCAAAAAGAACAGCAAGAACCGTGCACGGGTAGTTGCTGGCTATTGTTGGCCATGGAACAGCAAAACTGATACCAGCCAGTTGGATATCGTGATCGGCGAGAACTACCGCCGCCAGTGGAATCTGGCCAGTAACAGCATGGTATGGATCATCGCCCCAGACTCGATTGATCAGGTTGGCTGTATCCATACCAGCCAAGGACTGGAGGTCGACTATATCGGCGTCATCATCGGGCCCGACCTGATCGTAAGGGATGGTAAGGTCATCACTGATGCGACCCAACGTTCATCAATGGATCAGACTATCAGGGGATATAAAACCCAGGTCAAAAAAGACCCGACAGGAACCACGGCCAAGGCAGACAGCATCATCAAAAACACCTATCGAACCCTGATGACGCGTGGACTCAAAGGTTGCTACCTTTATTGCACTGATCAGGAAACTGCCGACTACTTCCGCAGTAAACTGCAGTAG
- a CDS encoding nucleotide pyrophosphohydrolase translates to MPLVETARLAAALDDFATERDWHQFHSPKNLVMALSGEVGELTEIFQWMTESASIEAGRDPSTAGKVREELADVLLYLVRLSDVLGVDLNEAASQKLQLNAQKYPADKARASSKKYNEI, encoded by the coding sequence ATGCCCTTGGTAGAAACCGCCCGACTGGCTGCTGCCTTGGATGACTTCGCGACAGAGCGCGACTGGCACCAATTCCATTCCCCGAAAAACTTGGTGATGGCCCTATCAGGCGAAGTCGGTGAGCTGACTGAGATTTTCCAGTGGATGACCGAGTCTGCATCGATAGAAGCAGGTCGTGATCCAAGTACTGCAGGAAAGGTTCGTGAAGAACTGGCAGATGTTCTACTTTACCTCGTCCGTCTTTCCGACGTTTTGGGTGTTGATCTGAACGAGGCCGCCAGCCAGAAACTGCAGTTGAATGCTCAAAAATACCCTGCCGACAAAGCGCGCGCCTCCAGCAAGAAATACAACGAGATCTGA
- a CDS encoding tyrosine-type recombinase/integrase, giving the protein MATKTIRSNLLTAIEVKNARLTENKREDWLNDGDGLRLRIRPSGKTWYFVYQEKRGDPPIKLRIGTYPAIQLADARNLAITYRNQRAEGLDPRAEIEAEEQQKAADAVQETGEISMNQLYELYDQSQGPLLDPHNRAVTRSRWKCHVAIAIGSVKVKDANKQPVMAHYNELAKKGKSSTPRAAISLLVRVMKWAEQSGLCSDTHPLLRMQVPVKTRTTNHHQAPETFNAAAYLEKHGKEVIGQEAEDDKAGRALQFHELVTLLHERLPKSTQALTGICMMRFMLATGIRASETIRIRWAWIVKSERLLIIPSGSMKKRRMHHVYLSDFAMKQLEIMEAQRLNDFVFPAAIKENAPVRRDNVGTDIVCRQFHRDRSETDEQYKARVARRMVTRRARNEIDLYNLPGGRWTLYDLRRTVATRLQQLGFDEGMVGTILAHAPKEKSATDLYARYGHWEMRCRALDSLGTALAGCESGSTPNLANNIIYFRKTL; this is encoded by the coding sequence ATGGCCACCAAAACAATCCGCTCCAATTTGCTCACCGCGATTGAAGTCAAGAACGCCCGCTTAACGGAAAACAAGCGGGAAGACTGGCTCAATGATGGCGATGGGCTCAGGCTGCGCATCCGTCCTTCCGGAAAAACCTGGTATTTCGTTTACCAGGAAAAACGGGGTGATCCGCCCATCAAATTGCGCATTGGCACTTACCCCGCGATCCAGTTGGCCGATGCACGCAACCTGGCCATCACGTACCGCAATCAACGTGCCGAAGGACTCGATCCGAGAGCCGAGATCGAAGCGGAAGAGCAACAGAAAGCGGCGGATGCCGTTCAAGAAACCGGCGAGATTAGTATGAATCAGCTCTATGAGCTGTACGATCAATCGCAGGGCCCCTTGCTAGATCCACATAATCGCGCCGTGACCCGATCACGGTGGAAGTGCCACGTCGCCATTGCGATTGGCTCGGTTAAGGTTAAGGATGCCAACAAACAACCGGTGATGGCTCACTACAATGAGCTGGCCAAAAAAGGAAAGTCCAGCACCCCGCGCGCAGCGATCAGCCTGCTGGTCAGAGTGATGAAATGGGCCGAACAGAGCGGCCTGTGTTCGGACACCCATCCGCTCTTACGTATGCAGGTTCCCGTCAAAACACGTACCACCAACCATCATCAGGCCCCGGAAACTTTCAATGCAGCCGCATATCTGGAAAAGCATGGCAAGGAAGTCATTGGCCAAGAAGCAGAGGATGATAAAGCCGGTCGTGCGCTCCAATTCCATGAATTGGTCACGCTATTGCATGAACGACTACCCAAATCCACACAGGCATTGACCGGGATTTGCATGATGCGCTTCATGCTGGCAACAGGCATACGTGCCAGCGAAACAATTCGCATTCGCTGGGCGTGGATTGTGAAAAGTGAACGCTTGTTGATCATCCCGTCGGGCAGCATGAAAAAGCGGCGGATGCATCATGTTTACCTGAGCGACTTTGCCATGAAACAACTGGAAATCATGGAGGCTCAGCGGCTCAATGATTTTGTATTTCCAGCAGCGATCAAAGAGAATGCCCCTGTACGCCGCGACAATGTAGGAACGGACATAGTTTGTCGTCAGTTTCATCGCGATCGCAGTGAAACCGACGAGCAGTATAAGGCGCGCGTCGCGCGTCGTATGGTGACGCGTCGTGCACGCAATGAAATTGATCTGTATAACCTCCCCGGTGGGCGGTGGACTTTGTATGATCTCAGGCGTACGGTCGCCACGCGATTGCAGCAATTAGGCTTTGACGAGGGGATGGTCGGGACCATCCTGGCACATGCGCCCAAGGAAAAGTCGGCGACGGATTTGTATGCGCGGTACGGCCACTGGGAGATGAGGTGTCGAGCACTGGATTCACTGGGGACGGCTTTGGCCGGGTGTGAGTCTGGTTCGACGCCAAATTTGGCGAACAATATTATTTATTTCCGCAAAACTTTATAG
- a CDS encoding M48 family metallopeptidase, protein MTSLHYLNGYPAALLERIRILLEQDQLGAWLEHKYPACHDIQTDKALYQYVAELKQRFLKNAPPVAKVQFDSQQHPVKGTLGTNTFVSRVQGGKLKRKNEIRIASLFRDAPEAFLRMIVVHELAHIKEKDHNKAFYQLCCHMEPDYHQLEFDVRVWLTWRERA, encoded by the coding sequence ATGACCTCACTTCACTATTTGAACGGCTATCCTGCTGCTCTGCTCGAGCGCATCCGGATCCTGCTTGAGCAAGACCAGCTTGGTGCATGGCTGGAGCATAAGTATCCGGCGTGCCACGATATTCAAACCGACAAGGCGCTCTATCAATATGTCGCTGAGCTGAAGCAGCGATTCCTGAAAAACGCGCCGCCTGTTGCCAAGGTTCAGTTCGACAGTCAGCAGCACCCGGTGAAGGGCACGCTTGGTACTAATACTTTCGTGTCACGGGTGCAGGGCGGGAAGCTCAAGCGCAAAAACGAAATTCGCATCGCCTCGTTATTCCGCGACGCACCGGAAGCATTTTTACGGATGATCGTGGTTCACGAGCTGGCGCATATCAAAGAAAAAGACCATAACAAGGCGTTTTACCAACTGTGCTGCCATATGGAGCCGGATTACCACCAACTGGAGTTTGATGTCCGGGTATGGCTGACCTGGCGCGAGCGTGCGTAG
- a CDS encoding peptidyl-prolyl cis-trans isomerase — MIKAEQHHHADASEPREATIQELILRELLLQKARAEGLNTGNPQEAIEALLDKAIQVQPVDEATCREFYEQYPERFSSGESAVASHILFSVTGHDELANTLTKSKAEGVLGEVQAAPSLFAALAEQHSSCPSGKEGGNLGRFGRGQMVPEFEQAVFSTEAGHITPHLVQTQFGYHIIQVNERNLGEQVSFDEIKERLQQYLTNMAGNKMMHQYLSGLVEAAKIEGYAMPAL, encoded by the coding sequence ATGATCAAGGCTGAGCAACACCACCATGCCGATGCATCCGAGCCGCGCGAGGCGACCATTCAGGAACTGATCCTGCGTGAACTGTTGCTGCAAAAGGCGCGCGCCGAAGGTTTGAACACCGGGAATCCTCAGGAAGCCATTGAGGCCTTGCTGGATAAGGCGATTCAGGTGCAGCCGGTAGATGAAGCTACCTGCCGCGAGTTCTACGAGCAATATCCAGAGCGCTTCAGCAGCGGCGAATCTGCTGTGGCAAGTCACATCCTGTTCTCGGTGACGGGTCATGATGAGCTGGCCAATACGCTGACCAAATCCAAGGCCGAAGGTGTGTTAGGTGAAGTTCAAGCTGCGCCATCGCTGTTTGCTGCGCTGGCCGAGCAACATTCTTCTTGCCCATCCGGCAAGGAAGGTGGCAACCTTGGTCGCTTCGGTCGCGGGCAAATGGTGCCTGAGTTCGAACAGGCAGTGTTTAGCACCGAGGCAGGCCACATCACGCCGCATCTGGTGCAAACTCAGTTTGGTTATCACATCATTCAGGTGAACGAACGCAATCTGGGTGAGCAGGTCAGTTTTGATGAGATCAAAGAACGCTTGCAGCAATACCTCACCAATATGGCTGGCAACAAAATGATGCATCAGTACCTGAGTGGTCTGGTGGAAGCCGCCAAGATTGAGGGTTACGCCATGCCTGCGCTGTAA
- a CDS encoding outer membrane lipoprotein-sorting protein, whose amino-acid sequence MKQMWMAAGFALLISCAQAASSPQEMLAASDAVRNPDFPFGLTNTLTEYRQGKQTDSSTLVIYSKADAQSGQFRSLVRYIAPARDANKLILFNGKDLWFFDPSSKASIRLSPQQRLLGQASNGDVVTVNFARDYKAISATDEDVTDGEKQTRHASKLELRAANDDATYHRIEMWVDSSSARPIKAKFYAESGKLLKSAYYRKYQKLFGIERPTETVIIDGLESDWVTVMRYSDWVKRDVPETWLQRDYLPRFKPE is encoded by the coding sequence ATGAAACAGATGTGGATGGCAGCAGGCTTCGCTCTGCTCATATCGTGTGCTCAAGCGGCCTCTAGCCCGCAGGAGATGCTTGCCGCAAGCGATGCAGTACGTAATCCGGATTTCCCGTTTGGTTTGACCAACACGCTGACTGAGTACCGGCAAGGCAAACAAACTGATAGCAGCACCTTGGTGATCTATTCCAAGGCCGATGCACAAAGCGGTCAGTTCCGCAGTTTGGTACGCTATATTGCTCCTGCTCGAGATGCCAACAAGCTGATTCTGTTTAATGGAAAGGATCTTTGGTTTTTCGATCCGTCGAGCAAGGCCAGTATTCGCTTGTCGCCACAGCAGCGATTGCTTGGACAGGCATCCAATGGCGATGTGGTCACAGTGAATTTTGCACGTGATTACAAAGCCATCAGCGCAACGGATGAGGACGTCACCGATGGCGAGAAACAGACGCGCCATGCCAGCAAACTGGAATTACGCGCAGCCAACGATGATGCCACTTACCATCGCATCGAGATGTGGGTGGACAGCAGCAGCGCACGCCCGATCAAGGCAAAGTTCTATGCGGAAAGCGGCAAGCTACTGAAATCTGCCTATTACCGGAAATACCAGAAGCTCTTCGGGATCGAGCGACCAACTGAAACCGTCATTATTGATGGACTGGAGTCTGACTGGGTCACCGTGATGCGTTATTCAGACTGGGTAAAACGTGACGTACCTGAAACCTGGCTGCAGCGCGACTATCTGCCAAGGTTCAAGCCAGAATGA
- a CDS encoding FtsX-like permease family protein yields MNMWSLALRNLLRNRRRSLTTLLAMVVGLVAILLFGGYRSNIMYGSQTGFVQHSGHLQIQRKGYFLDGGDNPSAYGIADYAHMIEALRRDPELSPMLTVVTPTLQLGGIAGNFSASVSRSVMATGLVPAEQNQMLTWNDYNVVSYAQPLPLADASTDAVVVGTGVARKLQLCDLLKADQCHATAQKPAPRSTDLPDDIASLSQQESHESTAGNRIEMLAATSHGAPNVASLQVVKANNMGIKALDDVYMAMHLQQAQRLIYGSGEPKVTSIMIQLRHTSQIPQARARIFALLAQHFSAAELDVLDFQTLNPIYRQTNEFMDSMFGFIAMLIGVIVLFSIGNTMSTAVVERTVEIGTLRAIGLRRSGIRRLFLCEALLLGLIGSAVGLIASLVLAWLINHSGWSWTPPGYSYAYLILVRIGEDVPLLIGSVVGMVGVTVFSAWWPARRAAKWMIVDALRHA; encoded by the coding sequence ATGAACATGTGGTCACTCGCCCTGCGAAACCTGCTGCGTAACCGCCGCCGCTCCCTGACAACTTTGCTGGCCATGGTGGTCGGACTCGTCGCCATTTTGCTGTTTGGTGGCTATCGCTCCAACATCATGTACGGATCGCAAACCGGTTTTGTCCAGCACAGCGGACATCTTCAAATCCAGCGGAAGGGTTATTTTCTCGATGGCGGCGATAATCCATCCGCTTATGGCATTGCCGATTATGCGCACATGATCGAAGCGCTGAGGCGCGATCCCGAACTATCCCCGATGCTGACAGTCGTCACCCCTACCCTTCAGCTAGGCGGCATTGCGGGTAATTTCTCGGCCAGCGTATCGCGCTCAGTCATGGCAACCGGCTTGGTTCCGGCAGAGCAAAACCAGATGCTCACATGGAATGACTATAACGTGGTCAGTTATGCCCAGCCCTTGCCATTGGCAGATGCATCAACGGATGCTGTGGTGGTCGGAACCGGCGTGGCGCGCAAATTGCAGCTATGTGACCTGCTCAAAGCAGATCAGTGTCACGCAACCGCCCAGAAACCTGCACCTCGCAGCACAGATCTGCCCGACGACATCGCCAGCCTGAGCCAACAGGAGAGTCATGAGTCAACCGCTGGTAATCGCATCGAAATGCTGGCAGCAACCTCTCACGGGGCGCCAAATGTAGCCAGCCTTCAGGTTGTAAAAGCCAACAATATGGGCATCAAAGCGCTGGACGATGTCTATATGGCGATGCATTTGCAGCAGGCACAGCGTCTGATTTATGGCAGTGGCGAGCCAAAAGTCACTTCCATCATGATCCAGTTGCGTCATACCAGCCAGATCCCGCAGGCACGGGCGCGCATTTTTGCGCTGCTGGCTCAGCATTTTTCTGCCGCGGAACTGGATGTACTCGACTTCCAGACCCTCAACCCCATCTATCGCCAGACCAATGAATTTATGGATTCCATGTTCGGCTTCATTGCCATGCTGATCGGGGTGATCGTACTGTTTTCCATCGGGAACACGATGAGCACAGCCGTGGTCGAGCGGACAGTCGAAATCGGCACGCTGCGTGCTATCGGCCTGCGCCGCAGTGGCATTCGCAGACTCTTCCTGTGCGAAGCGCTGCTGCTGGGTCTGATCGGATCGGCAGTCGGACTCATTGCCTCACTGGTGCTGGCCTGGTTGATCAACCACAGCGGCTGGTCGTGGACGCCGCCTGGGTACTCGTATGCCTACCTGATTCTGGTGCGGATCGGCGAAGACGTGCCCTTGCTAATTGGCAGCGTAGTTGGCATGGTTGGTGTCACCGTGTTTTCGGCCTGGTGGCCGGCCAGACGGGCGGCCAAGTGGATGATTGTCGATGCGCTGCGTCACGCTTGA
- a CDS encoding ABC transporter ATP-binding protein yields MYTASLRGVGKTYRLDTVEVPALIDIQVDLRQNVFTVISGPSGSGKTTLLNIIGCIDQADAGEVIVAGQHVARLSDDALSDFRARHIGFIFQNFNLLPVLSALENVEYPLVLSGIGAKERRERARELLDAVGLGNRMDNRPGQLSGGQRQRVAIARALAIRPKLVLADEPTANLDTQTGADIITLMRHMQREREVSFVFSSHDPKVLAEADDVIYIQDGRITCIEIDRLRTEVAV; encoded by the coding sequence ATGTACACGGCCAGCCTGCGCGGCGTGGGCAAAACCTATCGGCTGGATACCGTTGAGGTGCCCGCGCTGATCGATATTCAGGTCGATCTTCGCCAGAATGTATTTACCGTCATCTCCGGCCCGTCCGGCAGTGGCAAAACCACCCTACTGAATATCATCGGCTGCATTGATCAGGCCGATGCAGGTGAGGTAATCGTAGCCGGGCAACATGTTGCCCGATTATCAGACGATGCGCTCTCCGATTTCCGGGCGCGGCACATCGGCTTCATCTTTCAGAACTTCAATCTGCTACCCGTCCTGAGCGCACTGGAAAATGTCGAATATCCCCTGGTGCTGTCCGGCATTGGTGCAAAGGAACGCCGCGAACGTGCGCGTGAACTGCTCGATGCAGTCGGCCTTGGCAATCGCATGGACAACCGTCCCGGACAGCTATCTGGCGGACAGCGGCAACGGGTCGCCATTGCGCGTGCACTGGCGATCCGGCCCAAGCTTGTGCTTGCCGATGAACCAACCGCCAATCTAGACACCCAAACCGGTGCCGACATCATCACACTCATGCGCCATATGCAGCGTGAGCGCGAGGTGTCATTTGTATTTTCCTCGCATGATCCCAAGGTGCTCGCCGAAGCAGACGACGTGATCTACATTCAGGATGGCCGTATTACCTGCATCGAAATCGATCGCTTGCGTACGGAGGTAGCAGTATGA
- a CDS encoding helix-turn-helix domain-containing protein, with amino-acid sequence MRKIDHALPDLQHVFSSARSELWLPEANLASCIRAVLTRDTRGAGLAAHQRYNHIPASPLCAIVWYFHGDAELLAPGLPADAGTPRARISSFAFCGPSTRPMITWNPGDMETLVILMLPDALQHLTGIDPGAYLNCCVPAEGLLGSEWHALGQTLHALPDNAARVRAIETCLSPRWQQTRPDAHAIRHYYADWSTSLMLRAATSGFGRSLRQVERRIKQWAGLPMRELKGLSRAEQAFFDAAMREPDATVNWSDIAAAAGYTDQSHMIRATRKITGFAPDALRRLIFSDECFWVYRLWGMADQFPE; translated from the coding sequence ATGCGTAAAATTGACCATGCCCTCCCGGATCTTCAACACGTCTTTTCTTCTGCGCGCAGCGAACTCTGGCTGCCGGAGGCTAATCTTGCCTCATGCATCCGTGCGGTTCTGACGCGTGATACGCGTGGTGCAGGGTTGGCGGCGCATCAGCGGTATAACCACATTCCCGCCTCGCCACTGTGTGCGATTGTCTGGTATTTCCATGGCGACGCCGAACTGCTTGCTCCGGGCTTGCCTGCTGATGCTGGTACGCCTCGCGCTCGTATCAGTTCATTTGCGTTTTGTGGCCCGTCCACGCGTCCAATGATTACCTGGAATCCCGGTGATATGGAAACGCTGGTGATCCTGATGCTACCCGATGCCTTGCAGCACCTGACCGGTATTGATCCCGGAGCGTATCTTAATTGCTGTGTCCCCGCAGAGGGGCTGTTAGGCTCTGAATGGCATGCACTCGGGCAAACTTTGCATGCCTTACCGGATAATGCCGCACGCGTTAGGGCAATTGAGACTTGCCTGAGTCCGCGCTGGCAGCAAACCCGGCCGGATGCGCATGCCATTCGACATTACTATGCAGACTGGTCGACCAGTTTGATGCTGCGCGCTGCAACGTCCGGCTTCGGGCGCAGCTTGCGCCAGGTAGAGCGGCGGATCAAGCAGTGGGCTGGATTGCCGATGCGCGAACTGAAAGGATTGAGTAGGGCGGAACAGGCGTTTTTCGATGCCGCGATGAGGGAGCCTGACGCCACCGTGAACTGGAGTGATATCGCTGCGGCTGCCGGCTATACCGATCAATCGCATATGATTCGGGCGACCCGAAAGATCACCGGCTTTGCACCTGACGCATTGCGCAGGCTGATTTTTTCAGACGAGTGCTTCTGGGTTTATCGCCTGTGGGGAATGGCAGATCAGTTTCCCGAATAA